The Juglans regia cultivar Chandler chromosome 11, Walnut 2.0, whole genome shotgun sequence genome contains the following window.
TGAATTGCTCTAAGTCAAATCTCATAGATACGTTGCCCCCTTGTTATATGGTAactaataattaagaataatgctactctcatCACTCTCGGTCCCGCTCTAGGTCtcgctatatatttttttaatatatttttttttacttaatgattaagtaagtgttttttaatgatattataatttttttaattttttttaaaatattttatagtgttaaaaaaatacatgtataaaaaaataatataaaaaaacactatattttacactgagcgggactgagagggggagagggagcgggggctgtagcacggttCAATAACTAATTAGTGACAGTTTTACCACGGAAAAGTTTTTATTCTGAAGGCCGTATCAAGAgcacaatttaatttaatttaagcgtttatttgacataatttaattttaaaaaaaataaattttgaattttataaattaaatattactatttaagtAATATAAATGGTGTATTCTATATACtgacttgagaataaaataattatatatttaagattgcagtgaaaaatatatcttataattttatgatttatagcttatagcttaagtaataagtttcaactattaaaaatttatttattgtttataaaacacttttaaacatgttacgtttgtttagaaacaaattaaaaaaatattttttgagtttgaaatgatttttttttgaaaaaaattataaccatatccttaaaaataataattatctgaaagttatatgagtatttttatctattgatagcttttttaaaattcaaattatgttctgtattatctaaaaaaatacttttaaatttttctttgaacttaccttttaatttatttgagattaaaaaatgctttaatatgtaaaatctaaacaatctaatttttcattaaaaaaactttctaaaactatttaaatcttttttaaaactcCTACCAGTATGTCGTACGTTAAAGATGGAGAAAtaattgcaaaagaaaagaataactGTTGAGAGCATTGATAGTAGACTAGTTAAAATTTGGtcaaaatttgattagaaaattcatttttataaatttagctagttACTTTATAAGAATATCAAATAACAGACTTTCTAAATCTTtccctattttattaaaacactgattttgacattttcaaatattttaattataattataatttgaatatttatttattattaaaaaagtatacaataattttataacgtttatattattcttaacggatataattttttaaactgatatatttttccaacgatCATATCTTTACAACGGATATATTTTCACAACAGATATATTTCCAacggttatatttttttacaatggtCATATCTCTAACtgttatattttttcattataaaatataatattttctcaacaatttcattcatttcaactcaagtCTCtgcgaaatcttttttttttttcattttccttcaattgatCGCTCgttttttcacaaattaataattatcaaTTCAGATTCTGACAAAGAATTTGAGACAGTGGGATAAgttattttaaatgttattaATGCAAAAGACTTTCACATCAATAATATATTGGATGACTTAAAAATAAGACTTGTAAATAGATTTAtctaaaatgttattaaaaccATGTCAAGTTTAATTTTATGGCATCTTTGgctttgaacaaaatatttctatttttgcttttatttagGCGGAGGTAAGTGGGTCCGCGTAATCCACTTCATCCCAgggaattgaaaaacaaaaaagttgtcGAGAGgaacttcttcttcctttctctgcattttccatctcttctttcaagtttgaactttgaacccATGTTTGTGAACTTGTGTCACGATCATTATTCCATCAAAAATCCATAGATTACAGCAAGTAAGTTTTCCCCCAGCGATTTTGTGTTTGTGATTCTTGCTATTTTTTTCTCCGAAATTccatacttaaaaatatatagctCAAAGTTTGTATGTTCTCGTGCACTATTTCAGTTTACATGATACTCCTATATTGCGTTTGGCTCTGTTTTAATTCGATCGCTGAGAAAATGAATTTTGGTGGAGTTCTTGCGGTGGGAGTCCTTCGGCTGCAGTTGATTCCACTACGGTGGAGTTTGTGTTTTGggtaagaataaatataaatagaagttaCTATTAGGAGTATTTATTTTGCACACATAATATGACATCATGTAGATTACACATCTCCTCAAGTGAGTGTTGAAAACAATTAACTAGAAGCAGTTATGCAGTGagtacaaaatatgcactactataataatttctctaacattactcgGCAGAAAATACCTGGGACTCAAGATTTGAGAACCCTTCAACATTTATAAATACCAATAGAGTAATCgccgtatttttttaaaaaattaatatttataatattaaagtGAGCAATCTGAACGTAATCCTTTTGAATAAAACACTACTTTATCTatcttgattttaaatttgtacCCTGCATACCATTATTTTATGAGGAAAAGAGACCATCTGGAAGTAATTGAATAAGACTAGCAAATCTTTAATGCCCATCTATAAACAAGAGATGACACTAGAGCCACGAACATCCAATAAatgcataaagataaatattgattttcataaaaccacttaaaaacattttaCATCTACAAGTACAgttgagaataataaaatttaggacgAGGTGTAGCAATCttactaaataaataagtaaatgaaTTAGCATATTCAATAGCTCACTCAGTATTTGTTCAATTAAACTTGAATTGAACTCaactcgtaaaaaaaaaaaaaaaaaactcgctATGAAAGTAAATACCTGTTTGATTAGTAAATGGCACATATTCGACAAAACTTGACtcaactcgattaaaactcgTTAAAACCTGCTCGTTTATGCTCAAGTTGACTCGTTAGTTCGACtggattaaaactcattcatatattaataaatgtatacatacacctatgtatatacacatatatatgtattagttaataatataaatatagcacatttataattaaatatataatatgagacccaattacttatgtctatatattgaatatatttcatagctatattttatattttgtacaataattaattgataaaatttaataatttcatatactcgTACGTTGGAATAACAAATGAAATAAGtatatgctatcatatatattatatatataataataatatatataggtatataatatattattattatgaataaatatcaactgattagatattaattattcataaatttctaaaatcttatatttcaatagaaattctacttGTTAATTacacaaattcaatattagattttttatttttgatttatctaatttattaattttaaatcttattcaaagaataaaaaaaattaaagaattcaAGCTTAAGCTCGACTCGAGCTCATTTGTAGGACAAGCTGGAGTTGAGAATTTCGCTTACTGAGTCAAACtcgaataaagaataaataaaaattttgagttcgGGCTCAAGTTCGAATATTTTGAGCTGAATTGAGTTCGACAAGCCAAAGACCGACTCGACCcagctcgattacagccctagAATAAATGTCATTGGTtctattaaaatcaaaattgaaCCGAAACGGTATACACAACAACAAAGTGCATACGATAACGTGGAGTAAAACAGAGATATTTAGCCATGATATGATCTCTAGATGTGTGCACATCCATTTATGACATTGCTGCCTTGCAGTAGCACTTAAAAGATCAAAATTAAAGCATTAAATGCCTGTGACAACATATTCACTCCTTCACATTCTCTCAAGCTATGGCAAGTTGCAACTGGCAGATGGACACGGAGTTGCATATGAAAAAGCAATCCGTAGGAGATTGGGATCTACATATCAGATGCTATTGCGTATTGACAGCAGATATCAGATGATAGCTCAGAGGGACCAAGCGAGTAATCTCAGATACTGCATTTAAATTTGGAATTTAATCAATACGACAGatatctagaaaaataaaacacaatgcACCGCTACAACAATCCGAGTCTCAAGATAGCAGTCAACAGATAGTATCAAAAAGCAAGTCTCATGCCATCATTCATTATGGTTCTCATCATCGGTTTCAAGAATCCAACTCTGCAACTGACCAATTCTTGCCAGAAGATACCACCCATCTGGaaagagaacaaaaattatGGTTCATTAGGACGCTACGACCATATCTTGAATAACTTAAATGTTTCTCCGCTGATCTCAAAATAGGAATCTCGTAATTTCGTAGAACACAAATCAAGCTAAAAGTTTTTCGAAACACACGCAGACATTCACACCAACTTCAGAGGAGAAAGAATAACAACGTTCCATTACCAGCTCGGAAGAACAACAAATAGAAGTCATACGCTTAAGCTGAGACTCTGGAATTGTTTGATACTCGCATGCACAAATTCCTACACCAATCTAAAGGCAGAAAGCGCAACAATGCTTTATCACCATAACAAAAGAACGACAAATAAAAGCCATATGCTTCGTTTATCACCCAAAATACCATCGTTTAAGCCACACAAATGTACTGGTCCAGTTCTTTTCCCACTTCATTTAATTCAACCCTTCTTTGGTTGACTACTCAATTCAAACATTAAACAGAGAACATAGTGCCCTCCAATTTGAACATTAGCAAATCCAGACTTGACAACATATTGGCCTTTAAGTCGGATTTCCGCACAAAATTAGACATTTTGCAAAGGTTGAGCTCAAACACAAGACTTCCAATGCTTGGAAACTAGTGGTTTTCACCATCAACTCCTTCCCTTTGTTCCCTTatgaaacttgaatataattgaTACGATGAAAACAATGGTCAGAATATCTGCAACCATGACGATTGCATTCAGCTTTAGCTTCTTTCCAAACCCCCAGTCTCCAAACAATAATGTAGAGTTCCTCTATTTGCAAGAGTAGCCACTAGACATACATGTTCAGTCACCCACACGCATACGAACCAAAATCATTGCAAGACATGAATTCAAAATGCCACAACTGGTAACCTGATTGGTCTGAATTTTGAAACACCCAAAACCAACAACATATAAGTTTCTTTTTATTGGCAATGGGTGTCCGGAACAAAGTCCTGACTAACCGGGGTGCACAAGCAACACATAAGTTAATGAACGAATCTTGATTGCGTTCAACACCTACGAAATTACCATACAAACATACTAAGAGAAACTTCCCAAAGCAAATAAACTACAAGAGCCCACATCCTTGGGGGCACCATATTTGACCCAATCTGCTCCAATTTGAAAAAAGTCCCAGATCAGGAAAATCATGAAATGGATAGAGTTTCTCACAAGGATGAAGAAAAACAGATGGATATTGTGTCTATCCAAAGGGGGAAAAACGAATACTGTGGAACTTCAGAAGTCAATTCACATACATGAAACAGATCTTCAGATATAGAATCCCATGCTTAAACTGCTTCAGAACATCTGTGATGGCCTAAGTTTACACTGagcatgatttttatttattagcaCACTTAGCATGAAATGTTTTGAACACACATTGGACAACTAAATAAGTTTCACAATAAATTAGCCCTAGTCCAGTTTGAAcgattagaattttttttataagatccCTAGTCCTTCTTTCAAATTAACAAAACATGGACAGCTCATGAAACTCCACTCAAAAAATTCTCCAAAGGAAACCGTTTTGAGCAAATTATACACTCCATATCTAGAGGGAGAAAGGTATTGttccatcatatttttttttataggtaataccaataaaaaaaattataggtaatcaagatttttttttcatcatattaatatttgtcCAATTCAATACAACCAACCTACATTTAGTGCTCTAAAACAATTACAATTTACCCGTACATTTATACATTAGAATGTTTGTTTGCACCGATGGGTTATCTCCTTGTCGTCCTAGATGTaatgcatatatttttatatgaagagGAATCCCAGAGATGGTGCAAACACAATGTCTTGAATCCACTTAAAGACTGGACCTGTTTAACGTATTCTCATCACATGGATCAGGTAAATCATTGGCTTTTCACCAATGACACGTGACCTCTAGAAATTAATTGCACCCAAGGCTTCGAACTATAAATCTGGAGGAAGCATACCACTAAAACTAAGACCATACCActttatatgtaatttatatttGAGAAATGTTAGGTTCACAAACATATTTCACAAAAGTCATTAGTTTGTAACACTTACTTTTGTGAAGTCTCTTTGTGAACCTAATAGTcctctttatattttcttgGGCATCAAAATTTCCAAGAACCTCTAAATATAAATCATACATCACAATTGATTCAGCGATTCAAGCGATTTTAAACAGAAAAACTAACTGGTAACTCGATCAAACAAGCCAAAAAAAGCTTAACTAACCACCCAATTGCATAAAAATCCCAAGAtttcctaaactttcaaaccgTAGGACACCGAGTCACACACACAAGAAAACTTAACACATGGGACATTAAACAAAACTCGAAAAAATGACGAAACCCTAACTAACCCGGGAAGGCGGAGTCGATATCACTAAATAAATGACACTGGCTCCGCTTAACAGGCAATAAACCCTAGGACACAGAGTCACACGCCGGGAATTAAACaaagaaacgaaaagaaaaatgacGAAACCCTAACTAATCCGGGAAGGAGAATCGATATCACCGGTTCCGCTCGGCAGGCAATGGGCTACTAAATCCTAGGACACAGAGTCACGCATACAAGTAAACTTGAACATATGGGAAATTAAACAAGAAATCGAAAACAAAATAACGAAACCCTAACTAACCCGGAAGGGCGGAATCGATTTCACCGGTTCCGCTCGGCAGGCAATGGGCGATTAAACCCGCCGCGGCGGTTCATATACTGCCTTGGCTGTCGTTTGGTTACAGCTCTGACACCGCTCACGTCGGCTCCGTCCACCGGCTTGCCTTTGGTCGAGTCGAAGCCGACGGGGATCCCCAGCTTCTTCATCATCTCCAGCTCATCCTCGTCCACACCCTCCACCAGTCCATCTCCTCCTTCACCATCGACGCCATCTTTGTCCTTGCGCTTTTGTTGTTGCTTTTGTTCTTTTACAATCCCGTCAACGAAGTCGGAGACGACCTTCTGTCGCTCCCTCTCGTCGGTGGATTCGCTGCGGCGGCGGCGCTTGGGTGAAGGGGAGCGGTGGTTGGAGTGGCGGTGGCTGCGTCGGTGGGAGCGGTCGTCAGGAGAGCGTGAGCGGTAGCGATCCGGAGAGCGAGTGCGAGACCGGGTGTGGCGAGAGGATCGGCCTCGCTCGGGCGTACGGGATCTCTTGGTGCGGCTTCGCTCTCGGTCACGGTCCTCCTTATCTCGCCGTCTATCTCTGTCGTGGTCGCGAGCTCTGTCCCGATCCCGGTCGCGGTCGCGGTCGCGGTCGGTCATGGTGCGTGGTGTTTAGGGTTTG
Protein-coding sequences here:
- the LOC108998827 gene encoding U4/U6.U5 small nuclear ribonucleoprotein 27 kDa protein; the protein is MTDRDRDRDRDRDRARDHDRDRRRDKEDRDRERSRTKRSRTPERGRSSRHTRSRTRSPDRYRSRSPDDRSHRRSHRHSNHRSPSPKRRRRSESTDERERQKVVSDFVDGIVKEQKQQQKRKDKDGVDGEGGDGLVEGVDEDELEMMKKLGIPVGFDSTKGKPVDGADVSGVRAVTKRQPRQYMNRRGGFNRPLPAERNR